Within the Bacillus sp. FSL K6-3431 genome, the region CCTTTGTGAAAAAAGCATTTGAATATGCTCGCGATGCCCATAAGGAACAATTCCGAAAATCGGGTGAGCCATATATTATTCACCCTATTCAAGTGGCAGGAATTCTTGCTGATCTAGAAATGGATCCCGCAACGGTAGCATCTGGCTTTTTGCACGATGTCGTGGAAGATACGCCTGTGACAATTGCAGATTTAGTGCATGAATTTGGTAGCGAAGTTGCTATGCTTGTTGATGGGGTTACAAAACTAGGTAAAATCAAATACAAATCGCATGAAGAGCTACAAGCGGAAAACCATCGGAAGATGTTTGTTGCAATGGCCCAAGATATTCGTGTTATTTTGATTAAATTAGCCGATAGACTTCATAATATGCGTACACTTAAGCATTTACCACCAGAAAAACAGCGGAGAATTGCAAATGAAACACTTGAGATATTTGCTCCTCTCGCACATCGACTTGGAATATCTAAAATTAAATGGGAATTGGAAGACACGTCACTGCGCTACTTAAATCCGCAACAGTATTATCGGATCGTTAATTTAATGAAAAGAAAACGGAATGAACGGGAACAATATCTTGATGATGTTATGGTAGAAATGAAGCATCGTCTTATTGATGTTGAAATCAAAGCAGAATTATCGGGAAGACCGAAGCATATATATTCAATCTATCGAAAAATGGTACTTCAACATAAGCAATTTAATGAGATTTATGATTTACTGGCTGTAAGAATTGTTGTTAACAGTATTAAAGATTGCTATGCGGTTCTTGGTATTATTCATACATGCTGGAAACCAATGCCTGGCAGATTTAAAGATTATATCGCGATGCCAAAAACAAATATGTATCAATCTCTACACACGACAGTAATTGGACCAAAAGGGGATCCACTGGAAGTACAGATTAGAACACTAGAGATGCATAAAATCTCTGAATATGGTGTTGCGGCCCATTGGGCATATAAAGAAGGTAAAACGACTAGTCAACAAGCGTCATTTGAAAAAAAACTTTCTTGGTTTAGGGAAATTTTAGAGTTTCAAAATGAGGCAGAAAATGCTGAAGAGTTTATGGAATCGTTAAAGATTGATTTGTTTTCAGATATGGTGTTTGTTTTTACGCCAAAAGGCGATGTAATTGAACTGCCATCAGGTTCCGTTCCAATTGACTTTGCCTACCGAATTCATTCTGAGATTGGTAATAAGACAATTGGTGCAAAAATAAATGGGAAAATGGTTACGTTAGATTATAAATTAAAAACCGGCGATATTATTGAAGTTTTAACTTCAAAACATTCATATGGGCCAAGTCAAGATTGGATAAAATTAGTACAAACTTCGCAGGCGAAAAATAAAATTCGACAGTTTTTTAAACGTCAACGCAAAGAAGAAAATATTGTTAAGGGCAGAGAACTGGTTGAAAAAGAAATTAAAGATATGGACTTTGATCTAAAGACAATTCTTACTGCAGACAATATAAATAAAGTTGCCGAAAAGTTTAATTTTTCGCATGAAGATGATATGTATGCTGCAGTTGGTTATAACGGAATTTCCGCTATCCAGGTTGCTAATCGCCTCACAGAAAAGTGGAGGAGGTTACGTGATGAGGAAGAAATAATTAAAGATATACCTGCGGAACCGAAAATTGAAAATCAGTCTAGTCGTTATGAAGCAGGTGTAAAAGTAACAGGGGCAGATAATCTACTTATTCGCCTGTCACGCTGCTGTAGCCCAGTACCAGGTGATAATATTATTGGATTTATTACTAAAGGTCGTGGTGTTTCTGTTCATAGAACGGATTGCCCTAATCTAAAATCTAGTGAAACGCAAGATAGACTCATACCCGTTGAATGGGAAATGGGAACGAGTTATGTGAAAGAATATAATGTAGATATTGAAATTAATGGGTATGACCGCCGTGGCTTGCTTAATGAAGTGATGCAAATGGTGAGTGGAACGAAGACAAATATTACAGCAGTTTCTGGACGAACGGATCGGAATAAAATGGCGACTATTATGATGTCAATCACGATTCAAAATATAAGCCATCTTCATAAAGTTGTAGATAAAATTAAACAGATTCCAGATATATACGCGGTTCGTCGAATTATGAACTAAAGGGGATTAGTAAGGAATGAAAGTAGTGTTGCAAAGATGTAAGACAGCAAACGTGAAAGTAGAAGGAAAAGAGGTTGGCAATATCGGTGTTGGTCTCGTTTTGCTTGTTGGGCTTACTCATGATGATACAGAAGAGGCTTGCTCTTGGATTGCAGACAAAATTGTTAACTTAAGAATATTTGAAGACAGTGAAGGCAAGATGAACCGCTCTTTAATGGAGGAAAACGGTGAAATCTTATCTGTTTCTCAATTTACATTATACGGAGATTGCAATAAAGGTCGTAGGCCTAACTTTATGAGCGCAGCAAAGCCCGAGCATGCAGAAACTCTTTACGATCGCTTTAATGAACTTTTGCGAGCTAAAAATATTACTGTTGAAACTGGTATTTTTGGTGCAATGATGGATGTATCCTTGGTTAACGCTGGTCCGGTTACATTGATTTTAGAAAGATAAAAAGCATCGGGGGCTCCCGATGCTTTTTTTATAGAAAAGTTTAGAAATTAGTGAACTTCTTAGCTGGATAGACGTACCAATCTCACATATATCGATGGGTAATGCACCAATGCACCCGCGCTTTTCTTAACTATAAATAATCAATTAAAAGTATTCTTCAAGCCCTTTAACAATCGCATCTGTTATTTTTTCTTGGAATTTATTTTTATTAATTAAACCTTCTTCATGTGGATTACTTAAATATCCAAGTTCAAGAAGTACAGATGGGCGCTCGTTTTCTCTCGTGACATAATAATTACCATAACGGACACCGCGGTTTTTCATATCTACTGCATTAGAAAGATGGCTATGAAGCTTTTCCGCCAGCTCTTTTTCATAAAAATAATAATAATATGTTGTATGACCATTCACTGTATTATCCTTAATGCCATCATAATGAATGCTAATAAAGGCATCTGCATGGTACTGTGAGGCAATATTGGTTCTATAACTTAAATCAATATAATCATCCGCACTTCTTGTTAATACGACATTTACGCCTTTGGATTTTAACTTTTTTGCAAGTAGCTTCGAAGTTTTTAGTGTTACGTCTTTTTCCAAAGTACCATTAGGGCCTTCTGTGCCTTGATCACGCCCACCGTGACCTGCATCTAAAACTATCGTTTTTCCTTTTAACCCTTTGGTACCTTTCGTATTTTGATTAGGGTAGGAAACAATCCAGTTAGCAATATAACCCGTTTTTCCCGATCCATAATCAATTTTATACCAATCACCTGATTTTTTTATTACATTGAATACATCCCCGGATGAGGCGGTCTTAACTATTTTAGAATCTATTGACGGTTTTTTACGAATGTTTGTCCCATCATACAGAACGCTTATTTCAGAATAGCCGGTTTCCGTAGATGCATTTTCTGGTTTGGACTGTTTTGATTCCAGATAATTACTACTAACCCATGCATCAGCATTATTAAAACTGATGCGGCTCCAATCTTGTTTTTCTTCGATCACATGGACGAGGTCACCTTTGTTTAATTTTGCAATTACAGATCCATCTATATTTCCTGCTGATCGCACATTTAAGTCATCAACTGTAACAATCGCGCTTTGCGCAGCATTGCTATTGGAAGTTGTTTTTTGGGCTAACCAATCGGCCACCCAGCCACTTTCACCAGAATTCAGCTTGATTTCATACCATCCGTCTTTGTGGTTTTTAAGTGGATACGTTTCATCCTTCCGAACTTGGGTAATAACTGAGTAAGATGTGCCCGGAAGTTCGCGAACATTAACTATGTCTCCGGTTATAGTGATTTTATTTGCATCCGCCGCTAGTGCAGGGAAGTAATACATACTACCAGCTAACAGTAAAATAAATGTTGCAATGATAAAGTATGTTTTTTTTCGCAACTTAGCACCACCTTCCTCTTTATGCTATGTAAATGAAAAGCGCGAAATCAATATTTTACCGATAATATCCAAGTGTACTATATTCATGATAAAAAACAATAATCGTTTACTAATTTCAATAAAAAAATTATTGATGGACATAATGAAGATAAGTATATTTCAGGAGGTTTATTTCATGAGAATGAATGAAAGTAATCGGATCATATCGTATAATGCGGTTCAATTATTCAATGTGGATTTTCGTCATCTTGTAGAAAATGAGAATGTTACGATAGTCGGTGAGGCGATAAGTGAACAAGGTATTGTCTCAAATAAGGTACAGGCACTGAAAAAACAATTGGAAAAGTCTTAATTAATTGCTGAAACGCAATTGACAAATTTCAAATAGATCCTTATGATTAATGGATATATAAATGAAAATGATATGTAGCTTTTGATGGAGAGAGTAATTGGGACTTGAAATAAAAAGAGATGAAATGCCTTGGCTGAAAGCATTTCTACCAACTCAATGAAAGACACTCCGTAGGCTTCCCCTTCGAACAGTACATGCTTAGTAGAGGACGGACGAGTACAGGCGTTAACTGTTTAAGTGGAAGCTGGCGGATTTCAGCTTCAAAAAGGGTGGCACCGCGGGAAAAAACTCTCGTCCCTTGTTTTTCGGAACAAGGGATGGAGGGTTTTTTTATTTTTCTATTATTTAGTTCGACGTACAGATGTAATAGGCCCTTCAACATAGGGCGTGTTGATCTAAGGTGATCAAGATCAACAGAAAAATTGCTACGGTGTCTTAGGATGTAATGCTCATCTTTGTGCTAGTTACCGATTAGGGAGCACTTGACGCATTTATAAAATTGAAAGGGGTTTTGAATTTGTCCATTCAAATACCAAGAGGGACACAAGATATCCTCCCAGGAGAAGTGGAAAAGTGGCAGTTAATTGAAGAAACTGCAAAAGAGATTTGCCGGAAGTATCAATATAAAGAAATTAGAACACCGATATTTGAGCATACAGAACTTTTTCAACGAGGAGTTGGCGATACAACCGATATCGTGCAAAAGGAAATGTACTCATTCGATGATCGCGGTGGCAGGAATTTAACACTTAGACCAGAAGGTACTGCTTCCGTAGTTCGTTCTTTTGCTGAAAATAAAATGTATGGGTACGCGAACCAGCCAGTGAAGCTCTATTATTTTGGTCCGATGTTCCGTTATGAGCGACCACAAGCGGGGAGATTTCGTCAATTTGTCCAATTCGGCATTGAAGCACTAGGTAGTAATGATCCAGCAATCGATGCGGAAGTTATTTCGATTGCAATGCAACTGTATCAAGAACTTGGCTTGAAAAAGCTTCGTCTTGTTGTAAATAGTCTTGGTGACACAGAAAGTAGAGTAGCACATAGGGAAGCATTGATTAATCACTTCTCGCCAAGAATAGATGAGTTTTGTGGGGATTGTAAAAATAGACTTGAGAAAAACCCACTCCGCATTTTAGATTGCAAAAAGGATTCCGATCATGAACTAATGAAAAACGCGCCATCCGTGTTAAATTACTTAAATGAAGAGTCCAAGCAATATTTCGATAAAGTGATGCAACATTTGGATGGGATGGAAATCGAATATGTCGTAGATCCAACACTTGTCAGAGGGCTTGATTATTATAATCACACGGCATTTGAAATTATGAGTGAAGCGGAAGGTTTTGGTGCGATCACAACGCTTTGTGGTGGTGGCCGTTATAATGGGCTTGTTGAAAATATGGGTGGACCAAATACACCGGGAATAGGTTTTGCTTTAAGTATTGAGCGATTGCTAAGTGCTTTAACTGCAGAAAGTATTGATATTGCACAAACGCAAGAGATAGATTGTTACATCATTGCGCTTGGCGATGAAGCGAGCGATTATTCTGTGACACTTTTACAAGCATTACGTAAAGAGGGCTATTCTGCTGAAAAGGACTATATGGGGCGGAAAATGAAAGCTCAATTTAAAGCAGCGGAACGTTTTGGGGCAAAGTATATCGTCATTATCGGTGAAGATGAACTTAAAACTGGCGCGGCAGTAGTGAAGAAATTAGAAGATGGTGAACAAAAGGAATTATCTCTTCATAATTTTATTGAAGAATTCGATACTTTAAACCGATAAGGGAGTGGATATTCATGTTTGGAAGAACATATTACTGTGGGGAAATATCAGAGCAAGCAATTGGTGAGTTTGTTGTATTAAAAGGATGGGTGCAAAGAAGACGTGATTTGGGTGGCTTGATTTTTATTGATCTTCGGGATCGATCGGGCATTGTTCAAATTGTTTTTAACCCTGAGACTTCAAGTGAAGCACTTGTAACTGCGGAAAAAGTTCGTAATGAATATGTACTTGACATTCGTGGGAAAGTAATTGCTAGAGATCCTAAAACGGTTAATGATAATTTACTAACGGGTAAAATCGAAATATTAGTAGAAGAAATAACGATTATTAATGAAGCGAAAACCCCTCCTTTCATGATTGAAAATAGAGCCGAAGCTGCAGAAGATATTCGTTTGAAATATCGATATCTAGATTTAAGAAGACCGGAAATGTTTGACGTGTTTAAAATGCGTCATGATGTAACGAAAACAATCCGGAACTTTTTGGATAATGAAGGATTTTTAGATATTGAAACGCCGATGTTAACGAAAAGTACGCCTGAAGGTGCACGTGATTACTTAGTACCTAGTAGGGTACATCCGGGTGAGTTTTTTGCTTTACCTCAATCACCACAAATATTCAAACAACTATTGATGGTTGGTGGTTTTGATAAATACTACCAAGTTGCGCGTTGTTTCCGTGATGAAGATTTAAGAGCAGATCGGCAACCCGAATTTACGCAAATCGATATTGAAACAAGTTTTATGAGCCAAGAAGATATTAGAAGTATGACAGAGCGCATGATGCAGCAAGTAATGCAAGCTGCCAAAGGGGTGGAAATTCAAACATCTTTTCCAATTATGACTTATGATGATGCGATGAATCGATTTGGGTCAGATAAACCTGATACTCGCTTTGAAATGGAACTAAAAGATATTTCAAACCTTGTTGAACAATCCGATTTTAAAGTATTTGCAAATGCTGTTGCATCGGGAGGACAAGTTAAAGCAATTGTCGTCAAAGGCAATGCTGCTAAATACTCTAGAAAAGACATTGATGCATTAGGAGAATTTGCTTCTCGTCATGGTGCAAAGGGGTTAGCTTGGTTGAAAGTGGATGCTGAAGGTGTCAAAGGACCGATCGCTAAATTCTTTAGTGCAGAAGATCAAAGCCAGTTATGTCATGTACTCGATGCCGAGCAAGATGATCTCATCCTGTTTGTAGCGGATAGCCGAAAGGTTGTTGCAAGTGCACTTAGTGCATTACGATTAAAACTTGGAAAAGAACTTGGCCTAATTGATGAAGGTAAATTCAATTTTCTATGGATAACAGAATGGCCACTTTTAGAGTTTAGTGAGGAAGAAAACCGTTATTTTGCAGCACATCATCCGTTTACAATGCCTGTTAGGGAGGATCTTGAAAAATTGGAGAAAGATCCAGCAAATGTCCGTGCGCAAGCATATGACCTTGTTTTAAATGGTTATGAGCTTGGTGGTGGTTCGTTACGGATATTTGAACGTGATATTCAAGAAAGAATGTTCGCTACTCTTGGTTTTACTAAAGAAGAAGCGCAAGAACAATTTGGATTCCTATTGGAAGCTTTTGAATATGGGACGCCTCCACATGGTGGAATTGCATTAGGCCTTGACCGGATGGTTATGCTTCTTGCTGGAAGAAGCAGTCTACGGGACACCATTGCATTCCCAAAAACAGCAAGTGCAAGTGATCTATTAATGAAAGCACCTGATTCTGTTGATAATGCTCAACTGAAAGAATTGCATTTATCGATAGAACAAGAGAAAAAAGCACAAGCGGAAAATGCGTGATGAATTTTTATCATCATCATTTTCTATATGATAAATGATTGATATATTTTTTTGTATATGTTAAGATTTATTCAAGAAGAGAAGTCCTGATGTGTTCGTTTTAGTACCTATTAGTTTTGACCGACAAGTTTTTAAATTAGGGAGTCTGGAGTTTCCGGACTGAGTGCATGCCTCCTTGAGAGGACGCGTGAGGCCTGGAGCAGGGCACCCACCTGCCGAGAGCGGGTTCAAAACAAAGGATGTAAAGGACGGCACGATTGGGACTTTTCGTTTAATAAAATGATGACGCAACTGGCTGATGAGCTAGTTGCTTTTTTATTATGATCAATATAGTCCAGTAGTAATACTATCATAAACTAAACTTTGTTATATAAATAAAAGAAAGAGTTGCATTCCAGTTCATTTATCCATTATTCTTAGTCAGTATAGGTAAACAATATGGTACTAAATTTGGAGTTGATAAAGATGTTACACCAATTTTCTAGGAATGAATTGGCGATAGGCAAACAAGGAGTTAATTTATTGCAGGATACTTCTGTTGCTATTCTTGGTATTGGGGGAGTAGGTACATTTGCTGCCGAAGCACTGGCAAGGTCTGGTGTTGGTAAACTAATTTTGGTTGATAAAGATGATGTTGATATTACGAATGTAAATAGACAGCTGATTGCACTTTTATCTACTGTTGGACAACCAAAAGTAGATTTAATGAAAGAACGGATTAAAGATATTAACCCCGAATGCGAAGTTATTACATTGAAAATGTTTTATACGGAAGAGACGTACGAGGAGTTTTTTAAACATCAACCTGACTTTGTTGTTGATGCATCGGATACAATAGCTTATAAGATCCATCTTATAAAAGAATGTCTAAAAAGGGAAATTCCGATGATCTCCTGTATGGGCGCTGCAAATAAAATGGACCCGACAAGGTTTATGATCAAGGATATATTCAAGACACATACGGACCCGATTGCAAAAGTGATCAGAACAAGACTTCGTAAGGATGGATTCAAAAAGGGTGTTCCAGTTGTATTTTCTGATGAAAGTCCGATAGTCATAAGAGAAGAAGTAAAAGAAGAAGTAGGAAAGCAAGATTCTGAAATTAGAAAAGCACAAATGCCTCCATCGTCTAATGCATTTGTACCTTCGGCTGCAGGGCTGATCATGGCCAGTTATGTTGTCAGGGAAATAGTAAAGGATATTCCTATTCACCGTGTGAAGGATGGAAAGTGAACTCATTTTAGCAAGCTGTACTATTTGGGAATCTGAATATGTATCCATATAAAACTCCTGAGCTTTAAGAAAAGACAGAAGAGGCGTCTAAGGTGCCCCTTCTGTCTTTTAACTTTTCCTGATTTTTTCATAAACAGTTGCCAATGCTTGTTCGAATTTCCCTGTTTGCTTCGGTAGATAATATTGTTTGTTTTTTAGTTTATCAGGTAAATACTGTTGTTTCACCCAACCACTCTCGTAATCATGGGGATATTTATAACCAATACCTCTGCCAAGGTCTTTCGCACCTTTATAGTGTGCATCTTTCAAATGCATCGGCACTTCTCCGCTTTTTCCAGCACGGATATCCGCAAGCGCCGCATCTATTGCACTGATTGCCGAGTTGGACTTTGGAGATAAACAAAGTTCAATGATGGCATTTGCTAATGGTATTCGAGCTTCGGGAAATCCGATCTTTTCCGCTGTTTGAATGGCGGCAAGCGTCCGTGGTCCTGCTTGTGGATTGGCAAGTCCAATATCCTCGTAGGCAATAACGAGTAAGCGTCTCGAAATGCTTGGTAAATCTCCCGCTTCAATTAATCGACCTAAATAATGAAGAGCAGCATTTGTGTCACTGCCTCGAATCGATTTTTGTAATCCGCTTAACACGTCATAATGAGCATCGCCATCTTTATCGTGGGCAAGGCTTTTTTTCTGTAGACATTCTTCGGCCACGGAAGTAGTAATATGTATGATTCCCTCGTCATCAGGTTCCGTAGATAATACGGCAAGCTCCAAAGCGTTTAGAGCACTTCTTGCGTCACCATTACTTGCTCTTGCTAAGTGCTCGAAAGCTGCGTCGGCAAGATCAATAGTATATTTGCCAAGACCACGTTCTTCGTTAGAAAGTGCCATTCTAATCGTCCGCTTCATATCATCTTCGGTAAGCGGGAACAGTTCGAATATTTGACATCGACTTCTGATCGCTGGATTAATTGCATGATATGGATTACTAGTTGTAGCTCCAATTAGAATGATCATGCCGTTTTCTAAATAAGGGAGTAGGAAATCTTGTTTTGCTTTATCCAAACGATGGACCTCATCAAGTAAAAGGATGACTTTTCCACTCATTTTTCCCTCAGCAGCAACGATTTCCATATCCTTTTTATTATTTGTCACAGCATTTAGAGTTCTGAATGCATATTTTGTACTGCCAGCAATTGCGCTTGCAATCGATGTCTTTCCAATTCCAGGAGGTCCATATAGTATCATTGACGCTAGTTGACGGGCTTTAACCATTCTAGCGATTATTTTCCCTTCTCCAACTAAATGTCGTTGCCCAGAGACCTCATCAATGGATGTTGGACGCATTCTATAAGCTAACGGCTGATTTTTCATTTATATCACTCCAAACTGGCGTTCTAGTAACTCATTAAACCTATCATATCAAATCAAGCAGCTATATGCATATAAGATGGGCGTTATGCTATAATAAACCAATGCAGAGGAGTAGTATCAGAATGAGAAAAACAGATAATTTAATTGCAAGACTTGCTATTTTTACGGTCGGTTTGCTTATTATGTCTTTAGGAATCGTATTTTTGATTATTTCAGGCTTCGGAGCTTCTCCTTGGGATGTGCTCCATGTAGGTCTTTATTATCAATTGGGGTTGACGATCGGAACATGGTCCATCCTTGTAGGATTTGCCATTCTGGGAAGTGCAGCAATCTTGATGAAAGAGTGGCCGCAATTTGGCGCATATTTAAATATGATTTTAATTGGCTTATTTATTGATATGTATATGTTGCTCCCATTTGTTACTGAGCCTGAAAGTTGGCTTGGGAAAATAACGATGTTTATAATAGGAATGGTTATTTATGCGTATGGGATGGGTATTTATCTCTCAGCACAGCTTGGATCAGGACCTCGCGATAGCTTTATGTTAGCATTGCAGGATAAAATGGGTTGGAAAATATCGAACGCCCGCCGGATGATGGAAGTGACAGTGCTTATAGTTGGCTGGTTGCTCGGTGGACCCGTTTTCATTGGGACAATCGTATTTAGCATTGTTGCTGGTACTTTTATCGGATTAGCATTGCCACAGTGCCAAAAGATTACTGATAAAATATTGGAAAAAAGAATGAAAGATAAATTAAACAAAGAAATAGATCGGAGTGCAAATATATGAAAATATCTACAAAAGGTCGATATGGTTTAACGATCATGATCGAACTGAGTAAAAGACATGGACAAGGACCGACATCGTTAAAATTAATTGCTCAGACACATAATCTATCAGAACACTATCTTGAACAATTAGCTGGACCGCTACGTAATGCGGGACTAGTTCGAAGTATTAGAGGAGCATATGGTGGCTATGTACTTGCTGATGAACCAGCAAATATTACTGCAGGAGATATTATTCGCGTATTGGAAGGACCTATTAGCCCGGTTGAAGGGATTGAAGATGAGGAGCCAGCAAAACGTGAGTTATGGATGAGAATCCGCGATGCGGTTAAAGATGTGCTTGATAGTACAACTATTGAAGATTTAGCCAACCATAAAGATGATGGAAGTTCGGAACCATATATGTTCTATATTTAATATGTGAAAACAGGTGGAAAACATGAAGAGAATTTATTTAGATCATGCAGCAACTTCTCCAGTGCATCCTGCAGTAATTGAAAAAATTACTACAGTAATGGGCTCTACGTTCGGTAACCCGTCAAGCATCCATTCATATGGTCGTGCAGCTAGGCATGTTTTAGATGAGGCGAGGTCGACCATCGCGGATAGTATACACGCACAGTACGCTGAAATTATATTCACAAGTGGCGGAACAGAAGCAGATAACTTAGGAATCATCGGAGCTGCACATGCGAATAAGCATAAAGGCAAGCATATAATTACGACAGAAATCGAACATCACGCGGTGCTTCATTCTTGTCAATATCTGGAACGAGAAGGATTCGATGTTACTTATCTTCTACCTGATGAATCAGGTGTTATTAGAGTGGATGATATAAAAAAGGCTT harbors:
- the cymR gene encoding cysteine metabolism transcriptional regulator CymR, translated to MKISTKGRYGLTIMIELSKRHGQGPTSLKLIAQTHNLSEHYLEQLAGPLRNAGLVRSIRGAYGGYVLADEPANITAGDIIRVLEGPISPVEGIEDEEPAKRELWMRIRDAVKDVLDSTTIEDLANHKDDGSSEPYMFYI